From Canis lupus dingo isolate Sandy chromosome 24, ASM325472v2, whole genome shotgun sequence, a single genomic window includes:
- the LOC125753509 gene encoding uncharacterized protein LOC125753509, with the protein MQTTRRSLALLLRSLRFEVLRSIRLISSRGMITGEETPGAEGPEACVARTGQPCLPDSGWWMVDGGRGAVASGRGVVDSGGGRWQQGRALTEDLRGAAPPGRRKGQVQTPPDSLLAAHFLPGPLTRLPALSVPQTVGSDHGDVTGLQNFNNGSENKFTMKMQSSPALYRQGEVTSLQVQPLRRRSSCLSAPPHQGSARRPGSSTARNHRPTAPGTATGWKGRPACVQSPHTDPSP; encoded by the exons ATGCAGACAACACGACGTTCGCTGGCGCTTCTACTGCGCAGCCTTCGTTTTGAGGTGCTTCGGTCTATCCGGCTGATTTCCTCGCGTGGCATGATCACGGGCGAAGAAACCCCAGGTGCTGAGGGGCCCGAGGCCTGCGTCGCCAGGACAG GGCAGCCGTGCCTGCCAGACagtggatggtggatggtggatggtggcCGGGGCGCGGTGGCCAGTGGCCGGGGGGTGGTGGACAGTGGAGGCGGACGGTGGCAGCAGGGCCGGGCGCTGACGGAAGACCTCAGAGGAGCAGCCCCTCCAGGCCGCAGGAAGGGACAGGTGCAGA CGCCTCCAGACTCCCTCCTCGCTGCTCATTTCCTTCCTGGGCCACTGACACGTCTCCCAGCCCTGTCTGTCCCCCAGACTGTGGGCTCTGACCACGGAGACGTCACCGGCTTGCAG AATTTCAACAACGGCTCAGAAAACAAATTTACCATGAAAATGCAGAGCAGTCCAGCCTTGTACAGACAAGGAGAAGTGACCTCACTGCAG GTGCAGCCGCTCAGACGCCGGAGCAGCTGCCTGTCAGCGCCACCACACCAGGGGTCGGCACGCAG ACCCGGCTCGAGCACAGCCCGGAATCACCGTCCCACGGCCCCAGGGACCGCCACGGGCTGGAAAGGGAGACCAGCATGTGTCCAATCACCCCACACAGACCCTTCCCCGTGA